The Nocardioides sp. S-1144 genome includes a region encoding these proteins:
- a CDS encoding F0F1 ATP synthase subunit epsilon — translation MAADTLQVELVAADRTVWSGTATMVIARTVEGDVGVLRGHAPLLSLLTDAVVEITGDEGDVVVAAVDGGFLSVAGDRVSILSEHAVLAEDINVDQARADLDEARGGDAAPDETERRIRRAEARIRAVEKAR, via the coding sequence ATGGCTGCTGACACCCTGCAGGTCGAGCTGGTCGCCGCCGACCGGACCGTGTGGTCCGGCACGGCGACGATGGTCATCGCCCGCACCGTCGAGGGCGACGTCGGTGTGCTGCGCGGACACGCGCCGCTGCTGTCGTTGCTCACCGACGCCGTCGTGGAGATCACCGGCGACGAGGGCGACGTGGTCGTCGCCGCCGTCGACGGTGGCTTCCTCTCGGTCGCCGGTGACCGGGTCTCCATCCTCTCCGAGCACGCCGTCCTGGCCGAGGACATCAACGTCGACCAGGCTCGCGCCGACCTCGACGAGGCCCGCGGCGGCGACGCCGCCCCGGACGAGACCGAGCGGCGGATCCGCCGTGCGGAGGCTCGGATCAGGGCGGTCGAGAAGGCCCGCTAG
- the atpA gene encoding F0F1 ATP synthase subunit alpha — MTELSIRPEEIRDALQKYVADYQPDAASKEEVGTVASAGDGIARVAGLPSCMANELLEFEDGTRGLALNLDTREIGVVILGDFDGIEEGQTVRRTGEILSVPVGDKFLGRVVDPLGNPIDGLGDIEAEARRALELQAPTVMQRKSVHEPLATGIKAIDSMTPIGRGQRQLIIGDRATGKTTICIDTIINQKQNWETGDPTKQVRCIYVAIGQKGSTIASVRGALEEAGALEYTTIVASPASDSAGFKYLAPYTGSAIGQQWMYDGKHVLIVFDDLTKQAEAYRAVSLLLRRPPGREAYPGDVFYLHSRLLERCAKLSDDLGAGSMTGLPIIETKANDVSAFIPTNVISITDGQIFLQSDLFASNQRPAIDVGVSVSRVGGSAMTKAMKAVTGSLKVDLAQFRAMEAFAMFASDLDAASRQQLERGQRLMALLKQPAYSPYPLEEMTVSLWIGTTGRLDRVPTGDVLRFEQEFLDYLRRSHEGILAAIRESQKFEDEAGLEDAYNSFLDQFETSEGGSIKVGHEAAAEALEDDELEQEQIVKQKRG, encoded by the coding sequence ATGACGGAGCTCTCCATCCGTCCGGAGGAGATCCGCGACGCGCTGCAGAAGTACGTCGCCGACTACCAGCCGGACGCGGCCAGCAAGGAAGAGGTCGGCACGGTCGCCTCCGCCGGTGACGGCATCGCCCGGGTCGCCGGTCTGCCGTCGTGCATGGCCAACGAGCTGCTCGAGTTCGAGGACGGCACCCGTGGCCTGGCCCTCAACCTCGACACCCGCGAGATCGGCGTCGTCATCCTCGGTGACTTCGACGGCATCGAGGAGGGCCAGACGGTCCGCCGCACCGGCGAGATCCTCTCCGTCCCCGTGGGCGACAAGTTCCTCGGTCGCGTCGTCGACCCGCTCGGCAACCCGATCGACGGCCTCGGCGACATCGAGGCCGAGGCGCGTCGCGCCCTCGAGCTCCAGGCCCCGACCGTCATGCAGCGCAAGTCGGTCCACGAGCCCCTCGCCACGGGCATCAAGGCGATCGACTCGATGACCCCGATCGGCCGCGGCCAGCGCCAGCTCATCATCGGCGACCGCGCCACCGGCAAGACCACGATCTGCATCGACACGATCATCAACCAGAAGCAGAACTGGGAGACCGGCGACCCGACGAAGCAGGTCCGCTGCATCTACGTCGCCATCGGCCAGAAGGGCTCGACCATCGCCTCCGTGCGTGGTGCCCTCGAGGAGGCCGGCGCGCTGGAGTACACGACCATCGTCGCGTCCCCGGCCTCCGACAGCGCGGGCTTCAAGTACCTCGCCCCCTACACCGGCTCGGCCATCGGCCAGCAGTGGATGTACGACGGCAAGCACGTCCTCATCGTGTTCGACGACCTCACCAAGCAGGCCGAGGCCTACCGCGCGGTGTCGCTGCTGCTGCGTCGCCCGCCGGGCCGCGAGGCCTACCCGGGTGACGTCTTCTACCTGCACAGCCGGCTGCTCGAGCGCTGCGCGAAGCTCTCCGACGACCTCGGTGCCGGCTCGATGACGGGCCTGCCGATCATCGAGACCAAGGCCAACGACGTCTCGGCGTTCATCCCGACCAACGTCATCTCGATCACCGACGGCCAGATCTTCCTGCAGTCGGACCTGTTCGCGTCCAACCAGCGCCCGGCCATCGACGTCGGCGTCTCGGTCTCCCGCGTGGGTGGCTCGGCGATGACCAAGGCCATGAAGGCCGTCACCGGCTCGCTCAAGGTCGACCTGGCGCAGTTCCGCGCCATGGAGGCCTTCGCCATGTTCGCCTCCGACCTCGACGCGGCCTCGCGCCAGCAGCTCGAGCGCGGTCAGCGACTGATGGCCCTGCTCAAGCAGCCGGCCTACTCGCCGTACCCGCTCGAGGAGATGACCGTCTCGCTGTGGATCGGCACCACCGGTCGCCTCGACCGCGTGCCCACCGGCGACGTGCTGCGCTTCGAGCAGGAGTTCCTCGACTACCTGCGTCGCAGCCACGAGGGCATCCTCGCCGCGATCCGCGAGTCGCAGAAGTTCGAGGACGAGGCCGGGCTCGAGGACGCCTACAACTCGTTCCTCGACCAGTTCGAGACCTCCGAGGGAGGCTCGATCAAGGTCGGCCACGAGGCTGCCGCCGAGGCGCTCGAGGACGACGAGCTCGAGCAGGAGCAGATCGTCAAGCAGAAGCGGGGCTGA
- a CDS encoding DUF2550 domain-containing protein, with translation MAWWQWVVDVAGAILILILLYGLALVIRRRVITRNHGTIELSHRVRPSGDGRGWVLGVGRYSGERLEWFRLFSLSPRPKKVWAREALSYDGRRAPLGVEQMSLYPDHVVIVCQSADGEVELALGAASLTGFQSWLEASPPGTDWDR, from the coding sequence ATGGCGTGGTGGCAGTGGGTGGTCGACGTCGCCGGCGCGATCCTGATCCTGATCCTGCTCTACGGCCTCGCCCTCGTCATCCGGCGCCGCGTCATCACGCGCAACCACGGCACCATCGAGCTCTCACACCGCGTCCGTCCCTCCGGGGACGGGCGCGGTTGGGTTCTCGGGGTCGGTCGCTACTCCGGGGAGCGCCTGGAGTGGTTCCGGCTCTTCTCGCTCTCGCCCCGCCCGAAGAAGGTCTGGGCGCGTGAGGCCCTCAGCTACGACGGCCGCCGGGCTCCGCTCGGGGTCGAGCAGATGTCGCTGTACCCCGACCACGTCGTCATCGTGTGCCAGTCGGCCGACGGTGAGGTCGAGCTCGCCCTCGGGGCCGCCTCCCTGACCGGCTTCCAGTCCTGGCTGGAGGCCAGCCCGCCCGGCACCGACTGGGACCGGTGA
- a CDS encoding F0F1 ATP synthase subunit B: MQSLIAPFAVQAAGGEELNPLVPHAVEIVLSIVVFGILFFAVKKFVVPNFEATYTERTQAIEGGLAAAETKQAEADAKLAELEKQLADARHEAARIREEAREQGAVIITEMREQAQAESSRIVEHGKAQIEAERQQAVTSLRTEVGTLATTLAGRIVGESLDDDERQSRVVERFLADLETGTPGRS, from the coding sequence ATGCAGTCACTGATCGCACCGTTCGCGGTGCAAGCTGCGGGGGGAGAGGAACTCAACCCCCTCGTCCCCCACGCGGTCGAGATCGTCCTCTCGATCGTCGTGTTCGGCATTCTCTTCTTCGCCGTGAAGAAGTTCGTCGTCCCGAACTTCGAGGCGACCTACACCGAGCGCACCCAGGCGATCGAGGGTGGTCTCGCGGCTGCGGAGACGAAGCAGGCCGAGGCCGACGCCAAGCTCGCCGAGCTCGAGAAGCAGCTCGCGGACGCCCGCCACGAGGCGGCACGCATCCGTGAGGAGGCCCGCGAGCAGGGCGCCGTGATCATCACCGAGATGCGGGAGCAGGCCCAGGCCGAGTCCTCGCGGATCGTCGAGCACGGCAAGGCGCAGATCGAGGCCGAGCGCCAGCAGGCGGTCACCTCGCTCCGCACCGAGGTCGGCACGCTCGCCACCACGCTGGCCGGTCGGATCGTCGGGGAGAGCCTCGACGACGACGAGCGGCAGAGCCGGGTCGTCGAGCGCTTCCTGGCCGACCTCGAGACCGGCACCCCGGGCCGGAGCTGA
- a CDS encoding F0F1 ATP synthase subunit delta: MMDLRGASADSAAVLTDELGGNLGDSTSAATVADGLFTIASTLRSEAALRRFVTDASIPAEAKKGLVGEVFGSRVAAGALTVLTSAVGRRWTAPRDLADTLEHLSVVALVKAAGTDSGRLADELFAFAQAVKDNPELRDALSDPARSAGDKGGLIAALLGGKALPSTITLAQQALSGSYRTVSVALAAYQRTAAEVHGEGVATVRVARELTDAETRRLADVLSAQYGRPVHLNLLVDPTVLGGIRVEIGDDVIDGTVASRLDDARRKISG; the protein is encoded by the coding sequence ATGATGGACCTGCGCGGAGCATCGGCGGATTCCGCCGCCGTCCTCACCGACGAGCTCGGGGGCAACCTCGGCGACTCGACCTCGGCCGCGACCGTGGCCGACGGGCTGTTCACCATCGCCTCGACGCTGCGGTCCGAGGCCGCGCTGCGGCGCTTCGTCACCGACGCGTCGATCCCCGCCGAGGCCAAGAAGGGTCTCGTCGGGGAGGTCTTCGGCTCCCGGGTGGCCGCGGGCGCGCTCACGGTGCTCACCTCGGCCGTCGGCCGCCGGTGGACCGCACCGCGCGACCTGGCCGACACGCTCGAGCACCTGAGCGTGGTCGCCCTCGTCAAGGCGGCCGGCACCGACTCGGGTCGGCTGGCCGACGAGCTGTTCGCCTTCGCCCAGGCGGTCAAGGACAACCCGGAGCTGCGCGACGCGCTCTCCGACCCGGCGCGCTCGGCCGGCGACAAGGGCGGCCTGATCGCCGCCCTGCTCGGCGGCAAGGCGCTCCCGTCCACGATCACCCTGGCCCAGCAGGCGCTCTCGGGCAGCTACCGCACCGTCTCGGTCGCGCTCGCCGCCTACCAGCGCACGGCGGCCGAGGTCCACGGTGAGGGTGTGGCGACCGTCCGGGTCGCGCGCGAGCTCACCGACGCCGAGACGCGTCGCCTCGCCGACGTCCTGTCGGCGCAGTACGGCCGGCCGGTGCACCTGAACCTGCTGGTCGACCCCACCGTCCTCGGCGGGATCCGTGTCGAGATCGGTGACGACGTCATCGACGGCACGGTCGCCAGCCGCCTCGACGACGCCCGCCGCAAGATCTCCGGCTGA
- a CDS encoding glycosyltransferase family 4 protein, with the protein MREYLVVFLVAASVTYLLTVVAREIALRTGAVAAVRDRDVHAEPIPYLGGIAMLGGLVAAYLVARELPFLATSQTFVFEDAGAVVVAGALICGVGVLDDIFDLDALTKFGGQVLAVGLLIYSGIQFRFFYQPDGVQFALDAGQGALLTALIVLTSVNAVNFVDGLDGLAAGVVGITAIALFVFCYQLSVSNGATRATTGALLSAALAGICVGFLVHNFHPARLFMGDSGSMLLGLVLSASAISVTTQFSSDDVAFGADGTRASLLPMLLPVALPILILVVPLADLVLAVVRRTRAGRSPFAPDKQHLHHRLLEIGHSHRRAVLIMWAWAGLIAFGTVYASLQTGTVVYATIAAAFAVTLGLTFVLPVVRAPRLLDDLPDEPREEARDEPRDDAVDGASPAVGGAPGAAPGTTL; encoded by the coding sequence ATGCGCGAGTACCTCGTCGTCTTCCTGGTCGCGGCCTCGGTCACCTACCTGCTGACCGTCGTGGCCCGCGAGATCGCGCTGCGCACCGGAGCCGTCGCCGCGGTCCGTGACCGCGACGTGCACGCCGAGCCGATCCCGTACCTCGGTGGCATCGCGATGCTCGGGGGACTGGTCGCCGCCTACCTGGTGGCGCGCGAGCTTCCGTTCCTCGCGACCAGCCAGACCTTCGTCTTCGAGGACGCCGGCGCCGTGGTCGTCGCGGGCGCCCTCATCTGCGGGGTCGGGGTGCTCGACGACATCTTCGACCTCGACGCGCTCACCAAGTTCGGCGGCCAGGTGCTGGCCGTCGGGCTGCTCATCTACTCCGGCATCCAGTTCCGCTTCTTCTACCAGCCCGACGGCGTCCAGTTCGCGCTCGACGCCGGGCAGGGGGCGCTGCTGACGGCGCTCATCGTGCTCACCAGCGTCAACGCGGTGAACTTCGTCGACGGCCTCGACGGGCTCGCCGCCGGGGTCGTCGGCATCACCGCGATCGCGCTGTTCGTCTTCTGCTACCAGCTGAGCGTCTCGAACGGCGCGACCCGGGCCACCACCGGCGCCCTGCTCTCGGCGGCGCTCGCCGGCATCTGCGTGGGGTTCCTGGTGCACAACTTCCACCCGGCCCGCCTGTTCATGGGCGACAGCGGCTCGATGCTGCTGGGCCTGGTGCTGTCGGCCTCCGCCATCTCGGTGACCACCCAGTTCTCCAGCGACGACGTCGCGTTCGGCGCCGACGGCACCCGCGCCAGCCTGCTGCCGATGCTGCTGCCGGTCGCGCTGCCGATCCTGATCCTCGTCGTGCCCCTGGCCGACCTGGTGCTGGCCGTGGTCCGGCGCACCCGTGCCGGGCGCTCGCCGTTCGCCCCCGACAAGCAGCACCTGCACCACCGACTGCTGGAGATCGGCCACTCCCACCGCCGCGCGGTCCTCATCATGTGGGCCTGGGCGGGCCTGATCGCCTTCGGCACCGTCTACGCGAGCCTGCAGACCGGCACCGTGGTCTACGCGACCATCGCGGCGGCGTTCGCGGTGACGCTGGGGCTCACCTTCGTGCTGCCGGTGGTGCGGGCGCCCCGGCTGCTCGACGACCTCCCCGACGAGCCCCGCGAGGAGGCCCGGGACGAGCCCCGCGACGACGCCGTGGACGGCGCGTCCCCGGCGGTTGGCGGGGCCCCCGGCGCGGCACCGGGGACGACTTTGTGA
- a CDS encoding F0F1 ATP synthase subunit gamma has translation MAVSLREYRARIKSTESMKKITRAMELIAASRIIKAQQRAQAAAPYARELTRAVSAVATFSNVDHPLTTEQEDAKRAAVLIVTSDRGLAGAYSSSVLKEAERLAEKLRDEGKEIDFYIAGRKGEAYFKFRNRSIVRSWTGFSDQPSYDIAAEVGEALIEAFLKEREEEGGVDEVHVVYTRFRSMLLQEPTAVRLLPLEVVEGTEAPEKGDVLPLYEFEPSPEAVLDGLLPQYVQSRIFFAMLQAAASELAARQKAMKSATDNAEELIKKYTRVANQARQAGITQEISEIVGGVNALADASAGSE, from the coding sequence GTGGCCGTATCGCTGCGCGAGTACCGCGCGCGGATCAAGTCGACGGAGTCGATGAAGAAGATCACGCGCGCCATGGAGCTCATCGCCGCGTCGCGCATCATCAAGGCGCAGCAGCGGGCCCAGGCGGCAGCGCCGTACGCCCGTGAGCTGACCCGCGCGGTCTCGGCGGTGGCGACGTTCTCGAACGTCGACCACCCGCTGACGACCGAGCAGGAGGACGCCAAGCGCGCCGCCGTGCTCATCGTCACCAGCGACCGCGGTCTGGCCGGCGCCTACTCCTCGAGCGTGCTCAAGGAGGCCGAGCGACTGGCCGAGAAGCTGCGCGACGAGGGCAAGGAGATCGACTTCTACATCGCCGGTCGCAAGGGCGAGGCGTACTTCAAGTTCCGCAACCGCTCGATCGTGCGGTCGTGGACCGGGTTCTCCGACCAGCCGTCCTACGACATCGCCGCCGAGGTCGGGGAGGCGCTGATCGAGGCCTTCCTCAAGGAGCGCGAGGAGGAGGGCGGCGTCGACGAGGTCCACGTCGTCTACACCCGCTTCCGCTCGATGCTGCTGCAGGAGCCCACCGCGGTGCGCCTGCTGCCGCTGGAGGTCGTCGAGGGCACCGAGGCGCCCGAGAAGGGCGACGTCCTGCCGCTCTACGAGTTCGAGCCCTCCCCGGAGGCCGTGCTCGACGGACTGCTCCCGCAGTACGTGCAGAGCCGGATCTTCTTCGCGATGCTGCAGGCGGCCGCCTCCGAGCTGGCCGCACGCCAGAAGGCGATGAAGTCGGCGACCGACAACGCCGAAGAGCTCATCAAGAAGTACACCCGCGTTGCCAACCAGGCCCGCCAGGCCGGGATCACCCAGGAAATCAGCGAGATCGTCGGTGGCGTCAACGCGCTGGCCGATGCCAGTGCAGGGAGTGAGTAG
- the atpE gene encoding ATP synthase F0 subunit C, with amino-acid sequence MDGNLNMIGYGLAAIGPGIGIGLIFAAYISGVARQPEAQGRLQSIAILGFALAEALAIIGIALAFVL; translated from the coding sequence GTGGACGGCAACCTCAACATGATCGGCTACGGCCTGGCCGCCATCGGGCCGGGCATCGGCATCGGCCTGATCTTCGCCGCCTACATCAGCGGTGTCGCTCGTCAGCCGGAGGCCCAGGGCCGCCTGCAGTCGATCGCCATCCTGGGCTTCGCGCTCGCCGAGGCGCTCGCCATCATCGGTATCGCCCTCGCCTTCGTGCTCTGA
- the atpB gene encoding F0F1 ATP synthase subunit A, whose product MSRLITEDPFVPPGPGDFNLPPIGGDFGTFHLFGQEWVLGVTKPMLQIVLAGILVFVVFYLASRKRAMVPGKFQYVGEQGYGFVRNSLGRDIIGSHDFQRFVPYLFALFFFVLFNNFMASIPFLQFPTFSRSGMVYSLAIMSWVVYNLVGIRKHGFAGYFKLQSVPSGVGGPILLLLIPLEFMSNILVRPVTLALRLFANMFAGHLLLILFALGGEYILVHQPLGYAPVGILAWLMFIAVAILEVLIQFLQAYVFVLLNAMYIQGALADEH is encoded by the coding sequence GTGAGCCGACTCATCACCGAAGACCCCTTCGTCCCACCGGGCCCTGGGGACTTCAACCTGCCGCCGATCGGGGGCGACTTCGGGACGTTCCACCTCTTCGGCCAGGAGTGGGTGCTCGGCGTCACCAAGCCGATGCTCCAGATCGTGCTCGCGGGCATCCTGGTCTTCGTCGTCTTCTACCTCGCCTCGCGCAAGCGGGCGATGGTGCCGGGCAAGTTCCAGTACGTCGGCGAGCAGGGCTACGGCTTCGTGCGCAACTCGCTGGGCCGCGACATCATCGGCAGCCACGACTTCCAGCGCTTCGTGCCCTACCTGTTCGCGCTGTTCTTCTTCGTGCTGTTCAACAACTTCATGGCCTCGATCCCGTTCCTGCAGTTCCCGACGTTCTCGCGCTCGGGGATGGTCTACTCCCTGGCGATCATGAGCTGGGTCGTCTACAACCTGGTCGGCATCCGCAAGCACGGGTTCGCGGGCTACTTCAAGCTCCAGTCGGTGCCCTCGGGCGTCGGCGGACCGATCCTGCTGCTGCTGATCCCGCTCGAGTTCATGTCGAACATCCTGGTGCGGCCGGTCACGCTGGCCCTGCGTCTGTTCGCCAACATGTTCGCCGGCCACCTGCTGCTCATCCTGTTCGCCCTCGGCGGTGAGTACATCCTGGTCCACCAGCCCCTGGGGTACGCCCCGGTCGGCATCCTGGCCTGGCTGATGTTCATCGCCGTGGCCATCCTCGAGGTGCTGATCCAGTTCCTCCAGGCCTACGTCTTCGTCCTCCTGAACGCCATGTACATCCAGGGCGCGCTCGCGGACGAGCACTGA
- the atpD gene encoding F0F1 ATP synthase subunit beta yields MTATVEETTNNTGAGGTGRIARVIGPVVDIEFPVDNMPDIYNKLETTFDLSGESKLLSLEVAQHIGDGVVRAISLQPTDGLVRGASVQDTGGPITVPVGNVTLGRVFNTLGDCLNLEEGEELGETERWGIHRKSPAFDQLESKTQMFETGIKVIDLLAPYVSGGKIGLFGGAGVGKTVLIQEMIARVAKDHGGVSVFAGVGERTREGNDLIVEMEEAGVIGQTALVFGQMDEPPGTRLRVALSALTMAEYFRDVQNQDVLLFIDNIFRFTQAGSEVSTLLGRMPSAVGYQPNLADEMGTLQERITSTRGHSITSLQAIYVPADDYTDPAPAATFAHLDATTELSREIASLGIYPAVDPLTSTSRILDAQYIGQAHYDCAIRIKQILQRNKELQDIIAILGVDELSEEDKIIVSRARRIQRFLSQNTYVAKQFTGLEGSTVPVADTIEAFNKIADGDYDHVAEQAFFMCGGLDDVEAKWAEIQKNL; encoded by the coding sequence ATGACCGCAACGGTTGAAGAGACCACCAACAACACCGGTGCCGGTGGCACTGGCCGCATCGCCCGGGTGATCGGGCCCGTCGTCGACATCGAGTTCCCCGTCGACAACATGCCCGACATCTACAACAAGCTCGAGACCACCTTCGACCTGTCGGGGGAGTCCAAGCTGCTCTCGCTCGAGGTCGCCCAGCACATCGGCGACGGCGTCGTGCGGGCCATCTCGCTGCAGCCGACCGACGGCCTCGTGCGCGGCGCCTCGGTGCAGGACACCGGCGGCCCGATCACGGTGCCGGTCGGCAACGTGACGCTCGGCCGCGTGTTCAACACCCTCGGCGACTGCCTCAACCTCGAGGAGGGTGAGGAGCTCGGCGAGACCGAGCGGTGGGGCATCCACCGCAAGTCGCCGGCCTTCGACCAGCTCGAGTCGAAGACGCAGATGTTCGAGACCGGCATCAAGGTCATCGACCTGCTCGCCCCGTACGTCAGCGGCGGCAAGATCGGCCTGTTCGGTGGTGCCGGCGTCGGCAAGACCGTGCTCATCCAGGAGATGATCGCCCGCGTGGCGAAGGACCACGGCGGTGTGTCGGTGTTCGCCGGCGTCGGCGAGCGCACCCGTGAGGGCAACGACCTCATCGTCGAGATGGAGGAGGCCGGCGTCATCGGCCAGACCGCCCTCGTGTTCGGCCAGATGGACGAGCCGCCGGGCACCCGCCTGCGCGTCGCGCTGTCGGCCCTGACGATGGCGGAGTACTTCCGCGACGTGCAGAACCAGGACGTGCTGCTCTTCATCGACAACATCTTCCGGTTCACCCAGGCCGGTTCGGAGGTGTCGACGCTGCTCGGCCGGATGCCGTCCGCCGTGGGTTACCAGCCCAACCTCGCCGACGAGATGGGCACGCTCCAGGAGCGGATCACCTCGACGCGCGGTCACTCGATCACCTCGCTGCAGGCGATCTACGTGCCGGCCGACGACTACACCGACCCGGCGCCGGCGGCGACGTTCGCCCACCTCGACGCCACCACGGAGCTGTCGCGCGAGATCGCCTCGCTCGGCATCTACCCGGCCGTCGACCCGCTGACGTCGACGTCGCGGATCCTCGACGCCCAGTACATCGGGCAGGCGCACTACGACTGCGCGATCCGGATCAAGCAGATCCTGCAGCGCAACAAGGAGCTGCAGGACATCATCGCGATCCTCGGTGTCGACGAGCTGTCCGAGGAGGACAAGATCATCGTCTCCCGGGCCCGCCGGATCCAGCGGTTCCTGTCGCAGAACACCTACGTGGCCAAGCAGTTCACCGGCCTCGAGGGCTCGACGGTCCCCGTCGCCGACACGATCGAGGCGTTCAACAAGATCGCCGACGGTGACTACGACCACGTGGCCGAGCAGGCGTTCTTCATGTGCGGTGGTCTCGACGACGTCGAGGCCAAGTGGGCTGAGATCCAGAAGAACCTCTGA